A stretch of the Argentina anserina chromosome 6, drPotAnse1.1, whole genome shotgun sequence genome encodes the following:
- the LOC126796808 gene encoding LOW QUALITY PROTEIN: putative wall-associated receptor kinase-like 11 (The sequence of the model RefSeq protein was modified relative to this genomic sequence to represent the inferred CDS: inserted 3 bases in 2 codons) — MDMEKKNLRHSYICLGLFARIEFGLLLLLIGAWWVYKVAKKWQNIKRKELVYRHNGGLLLEQQLSSSDINVERIKSFKSKELQSSTNNFSVDRIIGQXGQGTVYKGMLTDGKIVAVKKTKIVNKENLSEFINEVVILSQINHRHMIQLLGCCLETEFPLLVYEFIPNGNLFQYILEQTEEFPLTWEIRLRIATEIAGALSYLHTSTSSPIYXRDIKSTNILLHDKNITKIADFVTSRLVASDQTHLTTRVHGTFGYLDPEYYQSSQFTERSDVYSFGVVLVELLTGKKPVTRSDEDGMYKSLTTYFLMSMQEDSLFDVIDALVMNECSRDGILVVANLAKRCLDLRGRNRPTMREVTSELEAIQLSEKPAGPQESCEGVELDRDYQI, encoded by the exons ATggatatggagaagaagaatttgaggcATAGTTACATATGCTTGGGATTGTTTGCAAGAATTGAATTTGGTTTGCTTTTATTACTTAT TGGTGCATGGTGGGTATACAAAGTTGCAAAGAAATGGCAAAATATCAAACGTAAGGAGCTGGTTTATAGACACAATGGTGGTTTATTGCTAGAGCAACAATTATCGTCCAGTGATATTAACGTCGAGAGAATCAAATCATTCAAATCCAAGGAGTTACAAAGTTCTACTAACAATTTCAGTGTTGATAGAATTATTGGCC GGGGACAAGGTACAGTTTATAAAGGCATGCTGACGGATGGAAAAATTGTGGCTGTTAAAAAGACGAAGATAGTAAACAAAGAAAATCTTTCAGAATTCATCAATGAGGTTGTCATTCTCTCCCAAATCAACCACAGACACATGATTCAACTCTTGGGTTGTTGTTTAGAGACAGAA TTTCCTCTTTTGGTATATGAGTTTATCCCTAATGGAAACTTGTTTCAGTATATTCTTGAACAGACTGAAGAGTTTCCACTTACGTGGGAGATTCGCTTACGAATTGCTACAGAAATTGCAGGAGCTCTTTCCTACTTACATACTTCAACTTCGTCTCCGATTTA CAGAGACATCAAGTCCACCAACATACTCTTACATGACAAGAACATAACTAAAATTGCTGACTTTGTTACATCAAGATTAGTTGCCAGTGACCAAACTCACCTGACCACAAGAGTACATGGCACATTTGGCTATTTGGATC cTGAATACTACCAGTCAAGCCAATTCACTGAGAGAAGTGACGTCTACAGCTTCGGAGTGGTACTTGTTGAGCTCTTGACCGGAAAGAAACCAGTAACAAGATCAGACGAAGATGGAATGTACAAAAGTCTCACCACATATTTCCTAATGTCAATGCAGGAAGATTCTCTATTTGATGTTATTGATGCTCTAGTGATGAATGAATGCTCAAGAGATGGTATTTTGGTAGTCGCTAATCTTGCTAAGAGATGCTTGGATTTGCGCGGAAGAAATCGCCCCACAATGAGAGAGGTCACATCAGAATTAGAGGCCATCCAGTTGTCTGAGAAACCTGCCGGCCCTCAGGAAAGCTGTGAAGGGGTTGAACTTGACCGTGATTATCAAATTTAG
- the LOC126798517 gene encoding CASP-like protein 5A1 encodes MSLSRPSVHPVEAPPLTDVAALRVRMKDVQGMPGTAGSLALRLSQLVFAGISLAVMASTNDFPSVTAFCYLVAAVSLQCVWSLSLAIVDIYAMLVKRSLRNCKVVCFFTIGDGITSTLTFAAACASAGITVLIANDLNKCAVNHCKRFESATAMAFISWFVVSPSFLLNFWSLASR; translated from the exons ATGAGCCTCAGCCGTCCGTCGGTCCACCCGGTGGAGGCTCCACCTCTGACTGACGTGGCCGCCCTCAGAGTCCGGATGAAGGACGTTCAGGGCATGCCTGGAACTGCCGGCAGCCTCGCTCTCCGTCTTTCCCAGCTCGTCTTCGCCGGAATCTCGCTTGCTGTCATGGCCTCCACCAATGATTTCCCGTCTGTTACTGCGTTTTG CTACCTTGTTGCTGCTGTGAGCTTGCAATGTGTGTGGAGCTTATCACTGGCGATTGTTGATATTTATGCCATGTTGGTAAAGCGGAGTTTGCGAAACTGCAAGGTTGTTTGTTTCTTCACCATTGGGGATGGG ATCACCTCCACTCTCACATTTGCTGCCGCATGCGCTTCTGCTGGAATTACCGTCCTCATTGCCAATGATCTTAACAAATGTGCTGTGAACCATTGCAAAAGGTTTGAATCTGCCACTGCTATGGCTTTTATCAGTTGGTTTGTTGTGTCCCCATCCTTTCTTTTAAACTTTTGGTCGCTGGCTTCCCGGTGA
- the LOC126798372 gene encoding ubiquitin-like protein 5, with protein sequence MIEVVLNDRLGKKVKVKCNEDDTIGDLKKLVAAQTGTRADKIRIQKWYNVYKDHITLRDYEVHDGMGLELYYN encoded by the coding sequence ATGATCGAGGTGGTGCTGAACGACCGTCTGGGGAAGAAGGTGAAGGTGAAGTGCAACGAGGACGACACCATCGGCGACCTGAAGAAGCTGGTGGCCGCTCAGACCGGTACCCGTGCCGATAAGATCCGCATCCAGAAGTGGTACAACGTCTACAAGGACCACATCACTCTCCGCGACTACGAAGTCCACGACGGCATGGGCCTCGAGCTCTACTACAACTGA
- the LOC126798360 gene encoding auxin response factor 18-like isoform X2, with the protein MITFMDSKEKLQEGEKCLDPQLWHACAGGMVQMPLVNAKVFYFPQGHAEHACGPVDFRNCPRVPPYILCRVSAIKFMADPETDEVYAKIRLVPLSSSEAGYEDNGIGGINGADSQDKPASFAKTLTQSDANNGGGFSVPRYCAETIFPRLDYSADPPVQTILAKDVHGETWKFRHIYRGTPRRHLLTTGWSTFVNHKKLVAGDSIVFLRAENGDLCVGIRRAKRGIGGGPETSSGWNPAGGNCAMPYGGFSSYLREDEGKLMRNGNGNGSNSNGSLIGKGKVGPESVLEAATLASNGQSFEVVYYPRASTPEFCVKASLVKAALQIRWCPGMRFKMAFETEDSSRISWFMGTISSVQVSEPMRWPESPWRLLQVSWDEPDLLQNVKRVSPWLVELVSNMPAIHLTPFSPPRKKMRLPQHPDFPFEGQLPMPTFSGNHHLLGTSSPFGCLPDKTPAGMQGARHAHYGLSLSDIHLNKLQSSLFPAGFPPLDHVATPTKFSNNTMIQRPTVSENVSCLLTMAQSPQSSKKPDDVKPPQLMLFGKPILTEQQISLSSSGDTVSPVLTGNSSSDGSGDKMANHSDNSVSALHQRSVQEQSPGEGLHWSKDTRHEAEPLETGHCKVFMESEDVGRTLDFSQFKSYDELYTKLADMFGIENSETLNHVLYRDTTGAVKHIGDEPFSVFVKTARRLTILMDSGSNNVGM; encoded by the exons ATGATTACGTTTATGGATTCGAAGGAGAAATTGCAGGAGGGAGAGAAGTGCTTGGATCCTCAGCTATGGCATGCCTGTGCTGGAGGGATGGTTCAAATGCCATTGGTGAATGCCAAGGTGTTCTACTTCCCTCAGGGCCACGCCGAGCACGCTTGCGGTCCTGTCGATTTCAGGAACTGCCCGAGAGTTCCGCCTTACATACTCTGCAGGGTGTCGGCTATCAAGTTCATGGCTGATCCTGAAACTGATGAGGTTTATGCCAAGATTAGACTGGTTCCTTTGAGCTCCAGTGAAGCTGGTTATGAGGACAATGGAATTGGGGGGATTAATGGGGCTGACTCGCAGGATAAGCCGGCCTCATTTGCTAAGACTCTGACGCAGTCGGATGCTAACAATGGTGGAGGCTTTTCTGTGCCGAGGTATTGTGCAGAAACCATCTTTCCTAGATTGGACTACTCTGCTGATCCTCCTGTGCAGACAATTCTGGCTAAGGATGTTCATGGAGAGACTTGGAAGTTTAGGCACATATATAGGGGGACGCCGAGGCGGCATCTATTGACAACAGGGTGGAGTACTTTTGTGAACCATAAGAAGCTTGTTGCTGGGGACTCGATTGTGTTTTTGAGGGCGGAGAACGGTGATCTTTGTGTTGGAATTAGGCGAGCCAAGAGGGGAATTGGGGGTGGACCGGAGACATCTTCTGGGTGGAATCCAGCAGGTGGGAACTGCGCCATGCCATATGGAGGATTCTCTTCCTATTTGAGGGAGGATGAAGGGAAGCTGATGAGAAATGGCAATGGTAATGGCTCGAATTCGAATGGAAGTCTAATTGGGAAGGGGAAAGTTGGTCCTGAATCAGTTTTGGAAGCTGCAACACTTGCTTCAAATGGACAGTCCTTCGAGGTTGTTTACTACCCTCGAGCAAGTACTCCCGAGTTTTGTGTTAAAGCCTCGTTGGTGAAGGCAGCATTGCAGATCCGTTGGTGCCCCGGAATGAGATTCAAGATGGCCTTTGAAACAGAAGATTCCTCCAGGATAAGTTGGTTCATGGGAACCATATCCTCTGTTCAAGTATCTgagcctatgcgttggcctgaGTCTCCTTGGCGGCTTCTCCAG GTTAGCTGGGATGAACCTGATTTACTTCAGAATGTTAAACGAGTTAGCCCTTGGTTGGTAGAATTGGTGTCAAACATGCCTGCCATCCATCTGACACCATTCTCACCACcaaggaagaagatgagactGCCACAACACCCCGATTTCCCTTTCGAGGGACAACTTCCAATGCCGACATTTTCCGGCAATCATCACCTCCTTGGAACCAGCAGCCCCTTCGGTTGTCTGCCCGACAAAACTCCTGCTGGCATGCAGGGAGCCAGGCATGCTCATTACGGTCTATCATTATCAGATATCCACCTCAACAAATTGCAATCAAGTCTATTTCCGGCTGGTTTCCCGCCACTTGATCATGTTGCTACGCCCACCAAATTCTCCAATAACACAATGATTCAAAGGCCTACTGTGAGCGAGAATGTATCTTGCTTATTAACTATGGCACAGTCTCCACAGTCTTCAAAGAAACCTGATGATGTAAAGCCACCGCAGCTCATGCTATTTGGTAAACCAATACTTACTGAGCAGCAGATCTCTTTGAGCTCCTCTGGCGATACAGTCTCACCAGTACTTACTGGAAATAGTTCGTCAGATGGAAGTGGAGATAAAATGGCAAACCATTCTGATAATTCTGTATCTGCACTTCACCAACGAAGTGTACAAGAGCAATCACCTGGTGAAGGTTTGCATTGGTCTAAGGACACTCGGCATGAAGCTGAACCGTTGGAAACTGGTCACTGCAAAGTCTTTATGGAATCTGAAGATGTAGGCCGCACTCTTGACTTTTCACAGTTCAAGTCTTATGATGAATTATACACAAAACTAGCAGACATGTTCGGCATAGAAAATTCCGAGACACTGAACCATGTGCTCTATCGAGATACTACTGGTGCAGTCAAACACATTGGAGATGAACCATTCAG TGTCTTTGTGAAAACGGCAAGGAGATTGACAATTCTAATGGATTCAGGCAGCAACAATGTAGGAATGTAA
- the LOC126798360 gene encoding auxin response factor 18-like isoform X1 translates to MITFMDSKEKLQEGEKCLDPQLWHACAGGMVQMPLVNAKVFYFPQGHAEHACGPVDFRNCPRVPPYILCRVSAIKFMADPETDEVYAKIRLVPLSSSEAGYEDNGIGGINGADSQDKPASFAKTLTQSDANNGGGFSVPRYCAETIFPRLDYSADPPVQTILAKDVHGETWKFRHIYRGTPRRHLLTTGWSTFVNHKKLVAGDSIVFLRAENGDLCVGIRRAKRGIGGGPETSSGWNPAGGNCAMPYGGFSSYLREDEGKLMRNGNGNGSNSNGSLIGKGKVGPESVLEAATLASNGQSFEVVYYPRASTPEFCVKASLVKAALQIRWCPGMRFKMAFETEDSSRISWFMGTISSVQVSEPMRWPESPWRLLQVSWDEPDLLQNVKRVSPWLVELVSNMPAIHLTPFSPPRKKMRLPQHPDFPFEGQLPMPTFSGNHHLLGTSSPFGCLPDKTPAGMQGARHAHYGLSLSDIHLNKLQSSLFPAGFPPLDHVATPTKFSNNTMIQRPTVSENVSCLLTMAQSPQSSKKPDDVKPPQLMLFGKPILTEQQISLSSSGDTVSPVLTGNSSSDGSGDKMANHSDNSVSALHQRSVQEQSPGEGLHWSKDTRHEAEPLETGHCKVFMESEDVGRTLDFSQFKSYDELYTKLADMFGIENSETLNHVLYRDTTGAVKHIGDEPFSCSVFVKTARRLTILMDSGSNNVGM, encoded by the exons ATGATTACGTTTATGGATTCGAAGGAGAAATTGCAGGAGGGAGAGAAGTGCTTGGATCCTCAGCTATGGCATGCCTGTGCTGGAGGGATGGTTCAAATGCCATTGGTGAATGCCAAGGTGTTCTACTTCCCTCAGGGCCACGCCGAGCACGCTTGCGGTCCTGTCGATTTCAGGAACTGCCCGAGAGTTCCGCCTTACATACTCTGCAGGGTGTCGGCTATCAAGTTCATGGCTGATCCTGAAACTGATGAGGTTTATGCCAAGATTAGACTGGTTCCTTTGAGCTCCAGTGAAGCTGGTTATGAGGACAATGGAATTGGGGGGATTAATGGGGCTGACTCGCAGGATAAGCCGGCCTCATTTGCTAAGACTCTGACGCAGTCGGATGCTAACAATGGTGGAGGCTTTTCTGTGCCGAGGTATTGTGCAGAAACCATCTTTCCTAGATTGGACTACTCTGCTGATCCTCCTGTGCAGACAATTCTGGCTAAGGATGTTCATGGAGAGACTTGGAAGTTTAGGCACATATATAGGGGGACGCCGAGGCGGCATCTATTGACAACAGGGTGGAGTACTTTTGTGAACCATAAGAAGCTTGTTGCTGGGGACTCGATTGTGTTTTTGAGGGCGGAGAACGGTGATCTTTGTGTTGGAATTAGGCGAGCCAAGAGGGGAATTGGGGGTGGACCGGAGACATCTTCTGGGTGGAATCCAGCAGGTGGGAACTGCGCCATGCCATATGGAGGATTCTCTTCCTATTTGAGGGAGGATGAAGGGAAGCTGATGAGAAATGGCAATGGTAATGGCTCGAATTCGAATGGAAGTCTAATTGGGAAGGGGAAAGTTGGTCCTGAATCAGTTTTGGAAGCTGCAACACTTGCTTCAAATGGACAGTCCTTCGAGGTTGTTTACTACCCTCGAGCAAGTACTCCCGAGTTTTGTGTTAAAGCCTCGTTGGTGAAGGCAGCATTGCAGATCCGTTGGTGCCCCGGAATGAGATTCAAGATGGCCTTTGAAACAGAAGATTCCTCCAGGATAAGTTGGTTCATGGGAACCATATCCTCTGTTCAAGTATCTgagcctatgcgttggcctgaGTCTCCTTGGCGGCTTCTCCAG GTTAGCTGGGATGAACCTGATTTACTTCAGAATGTTAAACGAGTTAGCCCTTGGTTGGTAGAATTGGTGTCAAACATGCCTGCCATCCATCTGACACCATTCTCACCACcaaggaagaagatgagactGCCACAACACCCCGATTTCCCTTTCGAGGGACAACTTCCAATGCCGACATTTTCCGGCAATCATCACCTCCTTGGAACCAGCAGCCCCTTCGGTTGTCTGCCCGACAAAACTCCTGCTGGCATGCAGGGAGCCAGGCATGCTCATTACGGTCTATCATTATCAGATATCCACCTCAACAAATTGCAATCAAGTCTATTTCCGGCTGGTTTCCCGCCACTTGATCATGTTGCTACGCCCACCAAATTCTCCAATAACACAATGATTCAAAGGCCTACTGTGAGCGAGAATGTATCTTGCTTATTAACTATGGCACAGTCTCCACAGTCTTCAAAGAAACCTGATGATGTAAAGCCACCGCAGCTCATGCTATTTGGTAAACCAATACTTACTGAGCAGCAGATCTCTTTGAGCTCCTCTGGCGATACAGTCTCACCAGTACTTACTGGAAATAGTTCGTCAGATGGAAGTGGAGATAAAATGGCAAACCATTCTGATAATTCTGTATCTGCACTTCACCAACGAAGTGTACAAGAGCAATCACCTGGTGAAGGTTTGCATTGGTCTAAGGACACTCGGCATGAAGCTGAACCGTTGGAAACTGGTCACTGCAAAGTCTTTATGGAATCTGAAGATGTAGGCCGCACTCTTGACTTTTCACAGTTCAAGTCTTATGATGAATTATACACAAAACTAGCAGACATGTTCGGCATAGAAAATTCCGAGACACTGAACCATGTGCTCTATCGAGATACTACTGGTGCAGTCAAACACATTGGAGATGAACCATTCAG TTGCAGTGTCTTTGTGAAAACGGCAAGGAGATTGACAATTCTAATGGATTCAGGCAGCAACAATGTAGGAATGTAA